The uncultured Mailhella sp. genome segment GATGAGGCAGTCGGCGCGGGAAGAGATTTCCGCAAGTTCCGCGTCGGAAAGCGCGGACTGCGCCGTCAGCAGATCGAGGTAGGAGCCGGACTGCAGTTCATAGCGCATTTTGGCGTCCGCATAGGACTCCCGGGCGCTGACGACGGCGCGCTGCGACACCTTCACCGAACGATACGCGTCCTGCGTGGACAGCAGACTTGAACGCACCGCATAGGCGCAGTTGTTGATCGAAGAGCGCACCGCCGCCTCCAGCGCGGAAATCTGCCGCTGCGCCTGCTGCGTGAGATACAAGCGCTTGCCGCTGGAAAACAGCGTCCAGTTCACGGACAGGCCTATTTCCCCGTAGGAATAATCCTTCTTGGTGTACCGGCTGCCCGCGGCGTCGAGATGACTGCCCGTGGTGGACCAGCCCACGATCGCCGACACCTGCGGCCAGAAAAGACTCCTGGTCATGCCGAGATCCTTGAAGGCCATCTCCACCGACTTTCTGGCCATGAGCAGATCGGGGCGGCATTCCAGCGCCTGACGCAGGCACGCTTCCAGCGTGCGTTTGAAGGGCGTCAGTTCAAGATCGCCGCGATAGTCCACGGGCGCGTCCGGGGGCAGATCCAGCAGCGTGTTCAGTCTGGTGAGCCACACGTTGCGATCGTTTTCATACTTGATGAGCAGCGCTTCGGTCTGCGCGAGATCGGTTTCGGCCTGAAGCACGTCAAGCCGCGGACGAAGTCCGATGTTCCACGCGGTCTTTGCCATGTTAAGCTGCGCCTGCGCCCTTTCCAGCGAACGCCGCGTGCTGCTGATGCTCGCTTCCGCCTTAAGATAGGAAATGAACGCCTCCTGCACGTCGGCGACGACGGCAAGCCGCTGCGCCTGCAGCTGAAGCTCCTGTCGCTCCTCTTCCAGCGCGGCCTTCTGATAGGCGTTGAGCAGATTGAATCCGGTAAACAGCGGCTGACTGGCCTGCACCGTCATGGTGGTCACGTTGGGCTCGTAGCGCGAAGGCCTGTCCTTGTTGTAGCGCGAATAGCTGTAGTTGACGTCCAGCGTGGGACCGAAGTCGCTGCGGGCCGCCTTGCGGGCGGATTCCGCCGCCTGAAGCGTGAAGCGGGCGCTCTCCACGTCGGGATTTTTCCGCAGCGCCCGCTCGACGGCGCTCTCCATGGAATAGCTCTCTCCGGCTTTGACGGACGGAGGCAAAAACAGTATACAGGCAAGAGCCGCACAACAGACAGAGCGCCAGAACATAGGGAATCTCCTTCGGATTTCCGAACACTAGCGCAAAAGGCGGCCGTCTGTCACGCCCTCCGCATTGCGGCGGGCGCGCGATTTTTTCGTTGCATCCGGCTCCGCTCAAGCATATGAACAGAGCGGACCCCTTCCGCGCCGGCGCGGCTTCTACGTCGGCAATCTATCGGATATCTTCGGAGCACCCATGGACTACAACATCTTTTCCGTCTTTGCCAGCGCAAGTCTCGTCGCCCAGCTCATCATGGTCATACTCATTGCGCTCTCCATCCTCAGCTGGACCGTCATCATAAGCAAGATCTTCACGCTTTCCGCGGCCGAACGCAAGGCTACGGCGGGCATCCTCCGCTTCACCGACGCTCCCGATCTGCGTCAGGCCGTGCAGAGCCTCGGCGGCGATCCCTCCTCTCCGCTCTACGGCGTGGCACAGCACGGCGTGCGCGAATTCAACAACGGCAAGGAAGTCGGCGCCGACGAAAGCGTCGTGGTCGAAACCGTGCGCCGCGCGCTCAATCAGGGCGTCGGTCTGGAAATCGACCGCCTGCACAAGCATCTTTCCATCCTCGCCACGGCCGCCAACACCGCGCCGTTCATCGGTCTGTTCGGCACGGTCTGGGGCATCATGACCTCGTTCCACGCCATCGGCCAGATGAAGTCCGCCTCCCTCGCCACCGTGGCTCCCGGCATTTCCGAAGCCCTCATCGCCACGGCCATCGGCCTCGGCGTGGCCGTGCCCGCCACCATCGCCTACAACATGTTTCTCGGCAAGCTCGACAGCATCGAAACCCGCCTCATCAACTTCGCGGGCATCTTTCTGAACCGCGTGCAGCGCGAAGTCAACGTTCACCACTTCCGCGGCAACGACAGGTAGGGCGCAGTCATGGCCAGAAAAAAAGGCTTCGTTTCGGAAATCAACGTGACGCCCTTCGTGGACGTCATGATGGTTCTGCTCATCATTTTCATGGTCACGGCGCCCATGATGGATTCGGGACTCGACGTCGATCTTCCCCAGGCCAAACAGGTGGACACCCTGCCGTCCGATTCCGAACATCTGGTGCTCACCGTTCGTGAAGACGGCTCCCTCTATCTCGACACCTACGAAGTGCCCCTCGAAGAGCTGGAAGAACGTCTCGTCACCCTCGTGAAGGACAAGGATCGCGCGCTCTTCCTGCAGGCCGACAAGGCCGTGCCCTATGGTCTGGTGGTGGACGTCATGGGCCGCATCAAGGCCGCGGGCATCGAGAAGCTGGGCGTGGTCGCCATGCCCTCCACGGAAAGCGCTGCCCCTGCGCAGTCCGGCAGCGCCCAGCAGCGCCGCCGCTAGACGGCAATACATACTCCCATGCGAATAAGCAGTCTTTTTATATCCATACTGCTCCATCTGACAGTGCTGGCCTTCATACTGTACGTGCCGCTGCGTCCCCCGCTGGACATCTCGCGGCCCGTGTATCAGGTCAGCCTCGTGATGGGCGCTCCGGGCGGCGAAAAACTGCCCTCTCCCGTGCTGGGGGCGCGTCCCCCCGTTACCGGCAAACAGGTGGCTTCCACGGAAGCGGCCGCCCAGCCCAAGGCCGAGCCCGCCCCCGCGCCGAAGCCTGAAGAAGCTCCCATAGCCAAGCCCGAACCAAAACCCGAGCCGAAACCGGAACCCAAGCCCGAACCGCAGAAAGATCCGGTACAGATTCCGCAGCAGCAGAAAAAACCCGAACCCAAGCCTGAGCCCAAGCCGGAACCCAAACCCGAGCCGAAGATCGAGAAAAAACCTGATCCCAAGGCGGAAAAGAAACCCGCGCCCAAGCCCGAAAAGAAAACCGAATCCAAGCCGCAGAGCTCCAAGACGCAGAGCAAATCGCAAAGCAAGTCGCAGAACAAGAGCGACAGCGGCAAGGACGCCCTGGCCGACGCTCTGGCCGACGCCCGCAAGCAGGCCCGTTCCAACACCAGCGGCAAGGGCGGCGGAACCTCCGCGTCGCGCGCGCTGGCCGATCTGGAAAAGCAGGTCGGCAGAACCGGCGTGGGCGGTGGCGGCGGCGAAGGCGACGGCCCCGGTGGCGGCGGCATTTACGACGTGTACGTGGCCCAGGTCATTCTGGCCGTGCAGCCCAACTGGAGCATGCCCACCTACTCGCGCAACAACATGGTAGTGCAGGTGCGCATCAAGCTCGACAAGCAGGGCAACGTTCTCGACTGCCACATCGAACGTTCCTCCGGCAGACCCGAGTTCGACGCCTCCGCCGTCAACGCCATCATACGCACCAAAACCCTGCCCCCGCCGCCCACTCCGGCGCAGCAGGATCTCGTCATCAGCTTCAACTCTCTGCAGATGATGGGCCGCTGAGGCCCGAACACTCTTTTTTGCAACAGCCGGCTCCGATGTCCTTCATCGGGGCCGGCTCTGGAGTTTTTATGAACATTCGTCACGCTCTGCCCCGTCTCGCGTTCCGCCGCGCGGCGTCCGTCCCTTCCCGCGAGGCCCGCGTCCCGGCCGGGAAAACGGCCCTTCTTGCGGCCTCTGCGCTCATCCTTCTTGCCGCGCCCTCCACGGCTCCGGCCTTCAGCGCCGCAGCCGACAGCATCGGCGGCTACAGCACCCAGGTGCTCAGTCAGATTCTGCGCGTCTGGCGTCAGCCCGAGGGCGCCCGCGGCACGGCCGTGATGGAACTTCGCATCGATCCCTCGGGTCACGTGACCGACTGCGCGATCCTCCAGGCTTCCGCGAGCCCTGGCGCCGACGCCTCCGTATGCACGGCCGCGCACAACGCCGCGCCCTACCCCTTCCCGCCCTTCAACGCGGAAGCCCGCGTGTCGCTGGCCATGGCCTACGGCCCCGGCGACGGCTCCGCAAGCAACGCTCCCGCGCCGAGCTACGCCGAAATGCTGCGTCAGGCCATAGCTCCGCACATTATTATGCCTCACGGCCTTTCCGGCTCCTGGACAACTGTGGTACAACTGGACGTCTGGGCCGACGGAACCGTGCGCGACTGCCGGATAAGCCGTCCGTCCGGCAACGCCGAGGTCGACGCCGCCGTCATGGCCGCCGTGCGCACTCCCGGCGTCATTCCCGTGCCTCCGGAGCACGCGGAACAGAGAGTCACCCTTTCGTTCACCCTCAGCGCCAGCCGATAGCCGGCCGCCTTTTCGAGGAAGTCCATGCGCAGTTCACGTCTGATCATTACTCTTGCCGTCGCGCTTGCGCTCGGCCTGTCGCTCATGAACGTCGGTTCCGCCGTTCCGCAGGCGACGGCCGCCCAGGCGGACAACGCCAAGCAGGCCGCCAAGAACGCCGACGACAAACAGCCCGACGCCAAGGAGGAGGCCGAGGCCGCAGCCAAGGCCAAGGCCGAAAGCGAGGCCAAGGCCGCGGAAGAAGCCAAGAAGGCGGAAGCGGAACGGGCCGCCGAAGCGGCCAAGAGCGTGCAG includes the following:
- the tolA gene encoding cell envelope integrity protein TolA is translated as MRISSLFISILLHLTVLAFILYVPLRPPLDISRPVYQVSLVMGAPGGEKLPSPVLGARPPVTGKQVASTEAAAQPKAEPAPAPKPEEAPIAKPEPKPEPKPEPKPEPQKDPVQIPQQQKKPEPKPEPKPEPKPEPKIEKKPDPKAEKKPAPKPEKKTESKPQSSKTQSKSQSKSQNKSDSGKDALADALADARKQARSNTSGKGGGTSASRALADLEKQVGRTGVGGGGGEGDGPGGGGIYDVYVAQVILAVQPNWSMPTYSRNNMVVQVRIKLDKQGNVLDCHIERSSGRPEFDASAVNAIIRTKTLPPPPTPAQQDLVISFNSLQMMGR
- a CDS encoding ExbD/TolR family protein translates to MARKKGFVSEINVTPFVDVMMVLLIIFMVTAPMMDSGLDVDLPQAKQVDTLPSDSEHLVLTVREDGSLYLDTYEVPLEELEERLVTLVKDKDRALFLQADKAVPYGLVVDVMGRIKAAGIEKLGVVAMPSTESAAPAQSGSAQQRRR
- the tolQ gene encoding protein TolQ, with translation MDYNIFSVFASASLVAQLIMVILIALSILSWTVIISKIFTLSAAERKATAGILRFTDAPDLRQAVQSLGGDPSSPLYGVAQHGVREFNNGKEVGADESVVVETVRRALNQGVGLEIDRLHKHLSILATAANTAPFIGLFGTVWGIMTSFHAIGQMKSASLATVAPGISEALIATAIGLGVAVPATIAYNMFLGKLDSIETRLINFAGIFLNRVQREVNVHHFRGNDR
- a CDS encoding TonB family protein, giving the protein MNIRHALPRLAFRRAASVPSREARVPAGKTALLAASALILLAAPSTAPAFSAAADSIGGYSTQVLSQILRVWRQPEGARGTAVMELRIDPSGHVTDCAILQASASPGADASVCTAAHNAAPYPFPPFNAEARVSLAMAYGPGDGSASNAPAPSYAEMLRQAIAPHIIMPHGLSGSWTTVVQLDVWADGTVRDCRISRPSGNAEVDAAVMAAVRTPGVIPVPPEHAEQRVTLSFTLSASR
- a CDS encoding TolC family protein, with protein sequence MESAVERALRKNPDVESARFTLQAAESARKAARSDFGPTLDVNYSYSRYNKDRPSRYEPNVTTMTVQASQPLFTGFNLLNAYQKAALEEERQELQLQAQRLAVVADVQEAFISYLKAEASISSTRRSLERAQAQLNMAKTAWNIGLRPRLDVLQAETDLAQTEALLIKYENDRNVWLTRLNTLLDLPPDAPVDYRGDLELTPFKRTLEACLRQALECRPDLLMARKSVEMAFKDLGMTRSLFWPQVSAIVGWSTTGSHLDAAGSRYTKKDYSYGEIGLSVNWTLFSSGKRLYLTQQAQRQISALEAAVRSSINNCAYAVRSSLLSTQDAYRSVKVSQRAVVSARESYADAKMRYELQSGSYLDLLTAQSALSDAELAEISSRADCLIALSQLYETMGELHPDLQDQDNSPKDEETKKK